Genomic segment of Truepera radiovictrix DSM 17093:
CCCCGTGGGTGTGCCCCGCGACGGCGAAGGGCGCTGCGCACGCCGGCACGTTCGCAAACGAGCTCGGATGATGCATCATGACGATGCGTGGCGCCCCCTCGGGAACCGCCGCGAGGGCTTTCTCGGGGTCGTCGTGCCCCGGGGTGTGGGTGCCGATACCCACCAGATAGAGCGCTTCACCCGCTTCATTTTCGAGGCGCACCGCTTCGTTTTCGAGCACCTGCACGTCTATCTCCTCCAAAGCCGAGGTGAGGCGCCTAGCGAGCTCGAGGTCAGGTGTATCTTTCTCGGTCGGCATGGCGTAGTCGTGGTTGCCCAAAACGGCGTAGCAGGGTAGTCCAGCATCCGTAAGAGGGCACAGCAGTTCGGTGACGGGTTCGATGGCCCGCGCGGTGTCATGGATGAAGTCGCCGGCAATGAGCACGAGTGCGGGGCGCTCCTCTAGGACGCGCTCGACAGCTCGGCCCACGGTCGAGCGGTTGTCGCCGAAAAGTCCCACCTGAAAGTCCGCAAGGAGTGCGACCGTTGCCCCCTCCCAACTCGCGGGAAGCCCCGGCACGTGCGCCTTGTGCCGCTCCGTGACGAGCATGCGGGGCTCGATAAGGGCTTGGATGACGCCGATCACGAACAGTCCGACGACCAAAAACACCCAGGGTGTCATAGCACCGCTCGCTTACGCTCTAGACTCATCATTCTCGGTCAACCCCCATAGGCGCTTTTTCGGCCGAAGCTCCTCTACCTTAATACGCCGCCGTCAGGGCTTTTCAAGAGGGGTGCGGTAGGTTAAGCTACCCATTAAGGTTTTCTTAAGCTTGGGTTGGTTAGATGAGATGCCATGCAGAACAGTCCTCGGTACGGCGCACGCTGCGGGGTGGGCTGATGGCAAAAGCTAT
This window contains:
- a CDS encoding metallophosphoesterase, encoding MTPWVFLVVGLFVIGVIQALIEPRMLVTERHKAHVPGLPASWEGATVALLADFQVGLFGDNRSTVGRAVERVLEERPALVLIAGDFIHDTARAIEPVTELLCPLTDAGLPCYAVLGNHDYAMPTEKDTPDLELARRLTSALEEIDVQVLENEAVRLENEAGEALYLVGIGTHTPGHDDPEKALAAVPEGAPRIVMMHHPSSFANVPACAAPFAVAGHTHGGQVRLPLGPGWSLLTWLRDGEVYTDDWVRGHGKVGNRLYVTRGLGCSVAPVRLNCLPELTLFTLTAQKV